From the genome of Papaver somniferum cultivar HN1 chromosome 2, ASM357369v1, whole genome shotgun sequence, one region includes:
- the LOC113352507 gene encoding uncharacterized protein LOC113352507: MTDSDSQASVVGMPKCPWYLHCIPIDTAKSVFAIKEFNGEHKFGGAYKLKYPPVKKKLIKHLFKDQIQSNPSIKPNDMVAQVKSCYGIDIKYHHAYKGKEASKAVIYGDDLKNYTDLIWYVEAIKATNPSSYIKFEYDKETKRFQRLFICFAACMEGYRFIRPMLYYDATFLNGRFKGTVMAATGVNGNQGFFPFAYALVPVEDIKGWEWFMENLQHFVDSRPITFITDLHEGLKQSIPKYFPNSYNSYCFHHLKNNLPIKKSHEKYNQVQDLFHKAAYFYNVAKYESSLNEMCIIGCGWVAKYIKNIDPKHWANALFVGCRYETHSSTIAESFNNWILPENDLPPAALVMILG, from the exons ATGACAGACTCAGATTCACAGGCAAGTGTGGTAGGAATGCCAAAATGTCCTTGGTATCTGCACTGTATTCCAATCGATACCGCTAAAAGTGTCTTTGCTATCAAGGAATTCAATGGGGAGCATAAATTTGGTGGTGCTTATAAGCTGAAGTACCCAcctgtgaagaagaaattgattaagCATCTATTCAAGGATCAAATACAGTCAAATCCGTCGATAAAGCCTAATGATATGGTTGCTCAGGTAAAGAGTTGTTATGGTATTGACATAAAATACCATCATGCTTATAAAGGGAAGGAAGCATCTAAGGCAGTGATATATGGCGATGATTTAAAAAATTATACAGATCTTATTTGGTATGTTGAAGCAATAAAGGCTACCAATCCTAGCAGTTATATTAAGTTTGAGTATGATAAAGAGACTAAACGTTTTCAGAGGCTTTTCATATGTTTTGCTGCCTGTATGGAAGGATACCGGTTCATTCGCCCTATGCTTTACTATGATGCAACATTTCTCAATGGGAGATTCAAGGGAACAGTGATGGCTGCCACTGGTGTAAATGGAAACCAAG GATTTTttccttttgcgtatgctttagtTCCTGTAGAAGACATTAAAGGGTGGGAGTGGTTTATGGAGAACTTGCAGCATTTTGTCGACTCTCGTCCTATCACCTTTATCACTGATCTTCATGAAGGGCTGAAGCAAAGTATTCCCAAGTATTTTCCCAACTCTTATAATAGTTACTGTTTCcatcatttgaagaataacctCCCCATCAAGAAATCACATGAGAAGTATAACCAAGTTCAAGATTTGTTCCATAAAGCTGCATACTTCTACAATGTTGCTAAATATGAGTCTTCTTTAAATGAGATGTGTATCATAGGATGTGGTTGGGTTGCCAAGTACATCAAAAATATCGATCCCAAGCATTGGGCAAATGCTTTATTCGTAGGATGTAGGTATGAGACACACTCGTCAACTATTGCAGAGTCTTTCAATAACTGGATTCTTCCTGAAAATGATCTGCCTCCAGCTGCTCTTGTTATGATATTAGGATAA
- the LOC113350022 gene encoding acylamino-acid-releasing enzyme-like isoform X2 — MDARISVSTKEVSQGLDVANEEELASQSKLLKEFASLSTIDRAWVFESDNGGSSRAMFSIGQPNLLGNKKRTHVLSSHIAKESNGSVSFQWAPFPVEMSGVSTIVPSPSGQKMLVIRNQENDSPTQFEIWGPSQMEKEIHIPKSVHGSVYTDGWFEGISWSSDETLIAYVAEDPFPSKPVFDGLGYKKTGSTEDCNSWKGQGDFEEDWGETYSGKRRPGLFVVNIISGDVHIVDGISKSLSVGQVVWAPKNDDLDKYLVFVGWPSDCGSEKIVRKLGIKYCYNRPCALYAVKASVHKPETDKLETKGDRTEDMTAAINLTQDISSAFFPRFSPDGKFLVFLSAKSAVDTGAHSATDSLHRIDWPSDGKPHISLKLVDVVPVVKCAEENCFPGLYCSSFLCNPWLSDGQTMIMSSYWRSSQVIISVNVLSGRVSRVTPNSSASWNILALDGDNILSVSSSPVELPEIKYGYSIERKEWNWLDISSPVSKCSMKVRSMLSSLQFSVMKIPVRDASVDLTDGAKTPYEAILVSSKTRKSGACDPLIVILHGGPHSLLLTNFSKNHAFLSTLGYSLLIVNYRGSLGFGEEALQSLPGKVGSQDVNDVLAALDHVIEMGLADPSKVAVVGGSHGGFLTTHLIGQAPDRFVVAAARNPVCNLALMVGTSDIPDWCYVEAYGGSEGKNYFTEAPSLDHLHVLYNKSPISHLSKVKTPTLFLLGAQDLRVPVSNGLQYARALKENGVEVKVIVFPNDVHGIDRPQSDFESFLNIGVWFNKHFQ, encoded by the exons ATGGATGCACGTATTTCTGTTTCTACCAAAGAAGTCTCACAGGGTTTGGATGTGGCAAATGAGGAAGAACTTGCTTCCCAAtctaaattacttaaagaatttGCCTCATTATCTACCATCGACAGGGCATGGGTCTTTGAATCGGATAATG GAGGTAGTTCTCGGGCAATGTTTTCAATAGGCCAACCAAATCTCTTAGGAAACAAAAAACGCACTCATGTTCTATCTTCTCATATTGCAAAAGAAAGTAATGGCTCTGTAAGCTTTCAATGGGCTCCATTCCCTGTTGAAATGTCAGGCGTATCAACAATTGTTCCATCACCATCAGGACAGAAAATGCTTGTCATACGGAATCAGGAAAATGATAGTCCAACACAATTTGAAATCTGGGGACCATCTCAGATGGAGAAGGAAATACATATCCCAAAATCTGTTCATGGTTCAGTATATACCGATGGATG GTTTGAGGGAATTTCCTGGAGCTCGGATGAAACTCTCATTGCTTATGTTGCTGAGGATCCATTTCCATCCAAGCCAGTGTTTGATGGTCTCGGCTACAAGAAAACAGGTTCTACAGAGGACTGTAATAGCTGGAAAGGGCAAGGAGATTTCGAAGAGGACTGGGGTGAAACCTATTCGGGGAAAAGGCGTCCTGGACTATTTGTTGTCAATATTATTAG TGGAGATGTACACATTGTTGATGGAATTTCCAAGTCCTTAAGTGTAGGACAGGTTGTATGGGCGCCGAAGAATGATGATTTGGACAAGTACTTGGTTTTTGTCGGGTGGCCATCAGATTGTGGATCTGAAAAGATTGTGAGAAAGCTTGGTATAAAATACTGTTATAATAGACCATGCGCTCTGTATGCAGTCAAAGCATCAGTTCACAAACCAGAAACCGATAAACTTGAAACCAA AGGTGACAGAACTGAAGATATGACTGCCGCCATCAATCTTACTCAAGACATAAGTAGTGCATTCTTTCCCCGATTCAG CCCAGATGGGAAGTTCCTTGTTTTCTTGTCTGCAAAGAGTGCTGTGGATACTGGAGCACATTCTGCCACTGACTCTCTCCACAGGATTGATTGGCCTAGTGATGGGAAGCCTCATATATCTCTTAAATTGGTTGACGTG gtCCCCGTTGTAAAGTGTGCCGAAGAGAATTGCTTCCCAGGACTTTACTGTTCAAGTTTCCTCTGTAACCCGTGGCTTTCCGATGGACAGACAATGATCATGTCTTCCTACTGGCGCAGCAGTCAAGTAATAATTTCTGTTAATGTGTTGAG TGGGAGAGTATCTCGAGTTACTCCTAATTCAAGTGCTTCGTGGAATATTCTTGCCTTAGATGGGGACAATATTCTCTCTG TGTCTAGTAGTCCAGTAGAGCTTCCTGAAATCAAGTATGGGTACTCTATTGAGAGGAAGGAATGGAATTGGCTAGATATTTCAAGTCCTGTTTCTAAATGCTCTATGAAG GTTAGATCTATGCTATCATCCCTCCAGTTTAGTGTAATGAAGATTCCAGTTCGCGATGCTTCTGTAGACCTTACAGACG GTGCCAAGACACCCTACGAAGCCATACTtgtttcttctaaaaccaggaaAAGTGGTGCATGTGATCCATTGATTGTAATCCTTCACGGTGGACCGCATTCTCTCTTGTTGACTAACTTTAGTAAAAATCATGCGTTCCTATCTACATTAGGTTACAGCTTGCTCATAGTTAATTATAG AGGTTCACTGGGATTTGGAGAGGAGGCATTACAATCACTCCCAGGGAAAGTTGGATCACAG GATGTCAATGATGTACTTGCAGCTCTAGACCATGTCATTGAAATGGGTCTTGCTGACCCATCTAAAGTTGCTGTTGTTGGAGGCTCACATGGGGGCTTTTTAACGACCCACTTGATCGGCCAG GCACCAGATAGGTTTGTCGTAGCAGCTGCGAGAAATCCTGTTTGTAATCTTGCATTGATGGTTGGTACGTCTGATATCCCCGATTGGTGTTATGTGGAAGCATATGGTGGTAGCGAGGGAAAAAATTACTTTACAGAGGCACCTTCACTTGATCATCTACATGTGCTGTACAACAAGTCTCCTATTTCACACCTCTCAAAG GTCAAAACACCAACACTCTTCCTTCTAGGCGCACAGGATCTGCGTGTTCCAGTTTCAAATGGATTGCAA TATGCACGAGCATTGAAGGAGAACGGAGTTGAGGTTAAGGTGATTGTGTTTCCGAACGACGTCCATGGAATTGACAG GCCGCAATCTGACTTTGAAAGCTTTCTAAACATTGGTGTCTGGTTCAATAAGCATTTTCAATAA
- the LOC113350022 gene encoding acylamino-acid-releasing enzyme-like isoform X1 — translation MTRVFSNTATTSVWLSYFLRPPSPSVVTPNRLPFSPFSTAHHKQKFSTLIAMDARISVSTKEVSQGLDVANEEELASQSKLLKEFASLSTIDRAWVFESDNGGSSRAMFSIGQPNLLGNKKRTHVLSSHIAKESNGSVSFQWAPFPVEMSGVSTIVPSPSGQKMLVIRNQENDSPTQFEIWGPSQMEKEIHIPKSVHGSVYTDGWFEGISWSSDETLIAYVAEDPFPSKPVFDGLGYKKTGSTEDCNSWKGQGDFEEDWGETYSGKRRPGLFVVNIISGDVHIVDGISKSLSVGQVVWAPKNDDLDKYLVFVGWPSDCGSEKIVRKLGIKYCYNRPCALYAVKASVHKPETDKLETKGDRTEDMTAAINLTQDISSAFFPRFSPDGKFLVFLSAKSAVDTGAHSATDSLHRIDWPSDGKPHISLKLVDVVPVVKCAEENCFPGLYCSSFLCNPWLSDGQTMIMSSYWRSSQVIISVNVLSGRVSRVTPNSSASWNILALDGDNILSVSSSPVELPEIKYGYSIERKEWNWLDISSPVSKCSMKVRSMLSSLQFSVMKIPVRDASVDLTDGAKTPYEAILVSSKTRKSGACDPLIVILHGGPHSLLLTNFSKNHAFLSTLGYSLLIVNYRGSLGFGEEALQSLPGKVGSQDVNDVLAALDHVIEMGLADPSKVAVVGGSHGGFLTTHLIGQAPDRFVVAAARNPVCNLALMVGTSDIPDWCYVEAYGGSEGKNYFTEAPSLDHLHVLYNKSPISHLSKVKTPTLFLLGAQDLRVPVSNGLQYARALKENGVEVKVIVFPNDVHGIDRPQSDFESFLNIGVWFNKHFQ, via the exons ATGACGAGAGTGTTTTCCAACACTGCAACCACTTCAGTTTGGCTCTCCTATTTTCTTCGCCCTCCTTCTCCTTCAGTAGTTACCCCTAATCGTCTTCCTTTCTCACCATTTTCTACTGCCCACCATAA ACAGAAGTTTTCGACATTGATTGCTATGGATGCACGTATTTCTGTTTCTACCAAAGAAGTCTCACAGGGTTTGGATGTGGCAAATGAGGAAGAACTTGCTTCCCAAtctaaattacttaaagaatttGCCTCATTATCTACCATCGACAGGGCATGGGTCTTTGAATCGGATAATG GAGGTAGTTCTCGGGCAATGTTTTCAATAGGCCAACCAAATCTCTTAGGAAACAAAAAACGCACTCATGTTCTATCTTCTCATATTGCAAAAGAAAGTAATGGCTCTGTAAGCTTTCAATGGGCTCCATTCCCTGTTGAAATGTCAGGCGTATCAACAATTGTTCCATCACCATCAGGACAGAAAATGCTTGTCATACGGAATCAGGAAAATGATAGTCCAACACAATTTGAAATCTGGGGACCATCTCAGATGGAGAAGGAAATACATATCCCAAAATCTGTTCATGGTTCAGTATATACCGATGGATG GTTTGAGGGAATTTCCTGGAGCTCGGATGAAACTCTCATTGCTTATGTTGCTGAGGATCCATTTCCATCCAAGCCAGTGTTTGATGGTCTCGGCTACAAGAAAACAGGTTCTACAGAGGACTGTAATAGCTGGAAAGGGCAAGGAGATTTCGAAGAGGACTGGGGTGAAACCTATTCGGGGAAAAGGCGTCCTGGACTATTTGTTGTCAATATTATTAG TGGAGATGTACACATTGTTGATGGAATTTCCAAGTCCTTAAGTGTAGGACAGGTTGTATGGGCGCCGAAGAATGATGATTTGGACAAGTACTTGGTTTTTGTCGGGTGGCCATCAGATTGTGGATCTGAAAAGATTGTGAGAAAGCTTGGTATAAAATACTGTTATAATAGACCATGCGCTCTGTATGCAGTCAAAGCATCAGTTCACAAACCAGAAACCGATAAACTTGAAACCAA AGGTGACAGAACTGAAGATATGACTGCCGCCATCAATCTTACTCAAGACATAAGTAGTGCATTCTTTCCCCGATTCAG CCCAGATGGGAAGTTCCTTGTTTTCTTGTCTGCAAAGAGTGCTGTGGATACTGGAGCACATTCTGCCACTGACTCTCTCCACAGGATTGATTGGCCTAGTGATGGGAAGCCTCATATATCTCTTAAATTGGTTGACGTG gtCCCCGTTGTAAAGTGTGCCGAAGAGAATTGCTTCCCAGGACTTTACTGTTCAAGTTTCCTCTGTAACCCGTGGCTTTCCGATGGACAGACAATGATCATGTCTTCCTACTGGCGCAGCAGTCAAGTAATAATTTCTGTTAATGTGTTGAG TGGGAGAGTATCTCGAGTTACTCCTAATTCAAGTGCTTCGTGGAATATTCTTGCCTTAGATGGGGACAATATTCTCTCTG TGTCTAGTAGTCCAGTAGAGCTTCCTGAAATCAAGTATGGGTACTCTATTGAGAGGAAGGAATGGAATTGGCTAGATATTTCAAGTCCTGTTTCTAAATGCTCTATGAAG GTTAGATCTATGCTATCATCCCTCCAGTTTAGTGTAATGAAGATTCCAGTTCGCGATGCTTCTGTAGACCTTACAGACG GTGCCAAGACACCCTACGAAGCCATACTtgtttcttctaaaaccaggaaAAGTGGTGCATGTGATCCATTGATTGTAATCCTTCACGGTGGACCGCATTCTCTCTTGTTGACTAACTTTAGTAAAAATCATGCGTTCCTATCTACATTAGGTTACAGCTTGCTCATAGTTAATTATAG AGGTTCACTGGGATTTGGAGAGGAGGCATTACAATCACTCCCAGGGAAAGTTGGATCACAG GATGTCAATGATGTACTTGCAGCTCTAGACCATGTCATTGAAATGGGTCTTGCTGACCCATCTAAAGTTGCTGTTGTTGGAGGCTCACATGGGGGCTTTTTAACGACCCACTTGATCGGCCAG GCACCAGATAGGTTTGTCGTAGCAGCTGCGAGAAATCCTGTTTGTAATCTTGCATTGATGGTTGGTACGTCTGATATCCCCGATTGGTGTTATGTGGAAGCATATGGTGGTAGCGAGGGAAAAAATTACTTTACAGAGGCACCTTCACTTGATCATCTACATGTGCTGTACAACAAGTCTCCTATTTCACACCTCTCAAAG GTCAAAACACCAACACTCTTCCTTCTAGGCGCACAGGATCTGCGTGTTCCAGTTTCAAATGGATTGCAA TATGCACGAGCATTGAAGGAGAACGGAGTTGAGGTTAAGGTGATTGTGTTTCCGAACGACGTCCATGGAATTGACAG GCCGCAATCTGACTTTGAAAGCTTTCTAAACATTGGTGTCTGGTTCAATAAGCATTTTCAATAA